The following are encoded together in the Humulus lupulus chromosome 5, drHumLupu1.1, whole genome shotgun sequence genome:
- the LOC133777643 gene encoding uncharacterized protein LOC133777643, producing the protein MADQEINIDSASTTTADRDQPALERAGSTTPYHGGTTIANVISATSPDVHGTGMKIERARSAYEAYAGHEEKPTKLEVFGWCFYGLCSYFIHTVLIPIVFPLIISGISSPMPDNINSKANLQVVNDKGRTCTYKELLLFSRLTNRTITVQSFKYSPLEWTSISWAIGLALAAPLLGLLSTPLDRGPHQSIMALVATVVGAIFCLPAGFVRTVWIFPPYIAAIVAASTIPAAYHTRHLGIMVRGFTGTNLRRPQFPLRRAAAGWLSLASTAAGSLGAAAISSFTFHMLRENEEFMSLWIVSIFSGLKWLLGSFHFVTSNRQTHAITPTSYARHTFSILKFPHAIGSLAAVFLSSVSTMTIFTGAVLYLVGDLCLPPKSLLYFWLAYFLFPLISLPILHPIQHLVKANAVKMQVLGFFLTATTSGIGYAFQSRQWKTHHALVFAAIQGTSTGVLHAFARVLIMDCSPPGKEGVFSTWFMWIKVFGSLVGFTAACTNPGNVRIALGLGFCTAISAVVVLIFGNVSDFGGARRAGHVKENDMVLYEGNGEGGSPVSGVDDAVEVNQQHPGHVMK; encoded by the exons ATGGCCGACCAAGAGATCAATATTGATAGTGCTAGCACCACCACTGCCGATCGAGACCAACCAGCGCTGGAAAGAGCCGGGTCAACGACGCCGTATCACGGGGGTACTACTATTGCCAATGTTATTAGTGCAACGTCCCCAGACGTGCATGGGACCGGGATGAAGATCGAGCGGGCCAGAAGTGCGTATGAGGCGTACGCGGGACATGAAGAGAAGCCAACGAAGTTGGAGGTGTTCGGGTGGTGTTTCTATGGCCTTTGCTCCTACTTCATTCATACGGTTCTCATTCCTATTGTTTTCCCACTCATTATTAGCGGCATCTCTTCTCCCATGCCCGATAATATTAATTCTAAGGCGAATTTGCAAGTTGTGAACGACAAGGGACGCACTTGTACTTACAAGGAATTGCTact ATTCAGCAGACTCACAAACCGCACCATAACAGTTCAAAGCTTCAAATACTCTCCACTAGAGTGGACATCAATCTCCTGGGCCATCGGCCTAGCTCTGGCAGCGCCACTACTCGGCCTCCTCTCCACTCCACTCGACCGTGGGCCACACCAGTCCATCATGGCATTGGTTGCCACCGTCGTCGGTGCCATCTTTTGTCTTCCTGCCGGCTTCGTTCGTACTGTCTGGATCTTCCCTCCCTACATCGCTGCCATTGTGGCAGCCAGCACCATCCCGGCCGCTTACCACACCCGCCACCTCGGCATCATGGTCCGCGGTTTCACCGGTACAAACCTACGTAGACCCCAGTTCCCTCTCCGGCGTGCGGCCGCAGGCTGGCTCTCCCTCGCCTCCACTGCAGCCGGATCACTAGGCGCTGCCGCCATATCCTCTTTCACTTTCCACATGCTCCGAGAGAACGAAGAGTTCATGAGCCTTTGGATTGTCTCCATCTTCAGTGGCCTCAAATGGCTCCTCGGATCGTTCCACTTCGTAACCTCAAACAGACAAACCCATGCCATAACTCCCACCTCCTATGCCCGCCACACCTTTTCGATCCTCAAATTTCCTCACGCAATCGGATCCCTCGCAGCTGTTTTCCTCTCCTCAGTTTCTACCATGACCATCTTTACCGGAGCCGTACTTTACCTTGTCGGAGACCTCTGTCTTCCGCCAAAATCTTTGCTCTATTTCTGGCTAGCCTACTTCCTCTTCCCGCTAATCTCACTCCCGATTCTCCATCCAATTCAACATCTGGTGAAGGCCAACGCCGTGAAAATGCAAGTCCTCGGATTCTTCTTGACGGCGACGACATCAGGAATCGGATACGCATTCCAATCACGCCAGTGGAAGACGCATCACGCTCTGGTTTTCGCAGCCATCCAGGGGACCTCGACTGGGGTTTTGCACGCTTTCGCAAGAGTTTTGATAATGGACTGTTCGCCTCCTGGGAAAGAAGGAGTTTTCTCTACTTGGTTCATGTGGATCAAAGTTTTTGGTTCCTTGGTAGGTTTCACAGCGGCGTGCACCAACCCTGGGAACGTCCGCATTGCGCTCGGGCTCGGGTTCTGTACGGCGATCTCCGCAGTTGTTGTCTTGATTTTTGGAAACGTCAGCGATTTCGGAGGGGCCCGTCGAGCGGGGCATGTGAAAGAGAATGATATGGTCCTTTATGAAGGTAATGGAGAGGGAGGGTCCCCTGTTAGCGGCGTTGACGACGCTGTTGAAGTAAATCAACAACATCCCGGGCATGTTATGAAATAA